The Salvelinus sp. IW2-2015 unplaced genomic scaffold, ASM291031v2 Un_scaffold5135, whole genome shotgun sequence genome includes a window with the following:
- the LOC112078001 gene encoding guanine nucleotide-binding protein subunit beta-5b-like, with protein sequence MIIAEQNAHVCQERLPSGESCEKSLKGGERTLRKKLEEERKKLHDVEVGEGAEKRKLLVKLKHEDSEDLKGHGKQGAPVMDWCKDKRRIVSSSRSGKGMRMGLLSPPIRLMQQHVVDYVGSSWRVLRPRAVAVPSAPLLGELDNRVLGGTLSHWTRTRKCRPRRKSVCQCTPNYLSGCHLHHSDHATSFEVTVNGKLAYSKLEAGGFPDTKEMVAMVKEVSRGGKVERVKKKDNKCVLQ encoded by the exons ATGATTATAGCCGAGCAA AATGCGCATGTGTGCCAGGAGCGCTTGCCGAGCGGCGAGAGCTGTGAAAAGTCGCTGAAAGGCGGAGAGCGAACGCTGAGGAAGAAGCTCGAGGAAGAGCGGAAGAAGCTGCACGATGTGGAAGT tggagaAGGTGCTGAGAAGCGGAAGCTCTTGGTGAAGTTAAAACATGAAGACTCGGAGGACCTGAAGGGCCATGGCAAACAAGGTGCTCCTGTAATGGACTGGTGCAAAGACAAACGACGCATTGTCAGCTCCTCAag GAGTGGGAAGGGTATGCGTATGGGATTGCTTTCACCACCAATAAGGTTAA TGCAACAGCATGTCGTCGACTACGTTGGGTCGTCATGGCGTGTGCTACGCCCCCGGGCTGTGGCTGTGCCATCCGCCCCATTGTTGG GGGAATTGGATAATAGAGTGCTCGGTGGTACCCTCTCTCATTGGACAAGGACGAGGAAATGTCGGCCAAGAAGAAAGTCGGTTTGCCAATGCACACCAAACTACCTGTCCGGCTGCCACCTTCACCACTCTGACCATGCAA CCAGTTTCGAGGTAACAGTGAATGGTAAACTGGCCTACTCTAAACTGGAGGCAGGAGGATTCCCAGACACCAAGGAG ATGGTGGCGATGGTGAAGGAGGTGAGCCGCGGAGGAAAGGTTGAGAGAGTGAAGAAGAAGGATAATAAGTGTGTTCTCCAATAG